A single Musa acuminata AAA Group cultivar baxijiao chromosome BXJ2-1, Cavendish_Baxijiao_AAA, whole genome shotgun sequence DNA region contains:
- the LOC135598852 gene encoding ARF guanine-nucleotide exchange factor GNL2-like — MTDMEKSSVVSRVPRRREIGISCMLNAEVGAVLAVMRRPHDPGVASPDEAANPHLLHSLKALRSLLFHPRQLGEWRATDPSVYLSPFLDVVQSDDVPAAATGVALSTVLKVLKLDVFDEHTPGARDAIHSIVFAVTNCRLENTDSASEDAVLMRVLQVLTAVMRTRASVLLTDHAVCTLVNTCFQVVQQSAHRGDLLQRSARHAMHELVQAIFVRLPDVRVPVERPEAEDEVATTGSYGARCMVDIFHFLCSLLNVGEVIDYADSVGSISSDEDVQLFALVLINSTIELGGEAIGKHPKLLRIIQDDLFHHLIHYATHTSPLVLSMICSTVLHLYNFLRRCLRLQLEALFTYVMLRIAAGSNGAQLQEVAVEGITSFCHQPNFVIETYVNYDCDPLRHNVLEEAARLLCKIAFPVGTPMSPLQIQAFGGIVTIITTIADNIEVDQAPDREAYNIDVSDYKPFWVEKCDNSDNSDTWVEFVRMRKLKKKKILIAANHYNRDDKKGLDFLKLSKLVPSPPEPKSLAYFFRFTPGLDKNKIGDFLGDPDEFNIQVLNEFTGTFDFTGVILDIALRSYLETFRLPGESQKIQRILEAFSDRFYEQQSSEIFASKDAVFILCYSLIMLNTDQHNPQVKKKMTEEEFIRNNRAINGGMDLPRDYLSELFHSISTNAITLFGTAGTPTEMSSAHWDDLIKRSRTVEPFITCDYKHKLSREVFVAISGPSVATLAAIFEQTDDEDILHESLDGLISVARIARYGLEDILDELLSCFCKLTNLLNPYATAEETLLTFSNELKPRMATLALFTIANKFGESIRGAWKNMIDCLLKLKRLKLLPQSVIEPDTALAADSKAQTHAKSESGVIFPASHRGAGSNRSVSGLIGRFSQFLSLDNSNDSMISFGSELENNLKIIQQCQIGDIFSKSSKLPDESLQNMGRALIFAAAGKGQKFSTPVEEEEIVGFCWDLLVTIASVNLHRFSAFWPQFHESFAIVSQFPLFSPCPFAEKAIVGLFKIAVKLTASPSRLDKLPEELIFKSINLMWKLDKEILDTCCESIAESTMQILNVHGKNVQTVFGWKTLLHLLTVAGRHPETFDQGVEALVKLMSEGTHITRYNYPYCIEAAFGFAALKISPLDKSSRILSLMADTVNLLIQWHKSGYSDPGSTNSSLSEDGQKAGGSAGNLGANLFMKLVEALRKTSLVRREEIRNQAVAELRKCFAAAEELDFSPANCLACFNLVIFAMVDDLHEKMLEYSRRENSEREMRSMEGTLKVAMEMLVEVYLEFLIPLSQSTGFRSFWLGMLRRMDTCMKADLGDHVGVLQELVPVLLKKMIVEMKEKEVLVQEDGNELWDITNIQIQWIAPSVKDELFPEE, encoded by the exons ATGACCGACATGGAGAAGAGCTCGGTCGTAAGCCGTGTGCCGCGGCGGCGGGAGATCGGCATCTCCTGCATGCTCAACGCGGAGGTGGGCGCCGTCCTGGCGGTGATGCGCCGCCCGCACGACCCGGGCGTCGCCTCCCCGGACGAAGCCGCCAATCCCCACCTTCTCCACTCCCTCAAGGCCCTCCGCTCCCTGCTGTTCCACCCCCGCCAGCTCGGCGAGTGGCGCGCCACCGACCCCTCCGTCTATCTCTCCCCCTTCCTCGACGTGGTGCAGAGCGACGACGTGCCGGCGGCCGCCACCGGCGTCGCCCTCTCCACCGTCCTCAAGGTCCTCAAGCTCGACGTGTTCGACGAGCACACCCCCGGCGCCCGCGACGCCATCCACTCCATCGTCTTCGCCGTCACCAACTGCCGCCTCGAGAACACCGACAGCGCGTCGGAGGACGCCGTCCTCATGCGCGTGCTCCAGGTTCTCACGGCCGTCATGCGCACCCGCGCCTCTGTCCTCCTTACCGACCACGCTGTGTGCACCCTCGTCAACACCTGCTTCCAGGTGGTGCAGCAGTCGGCGCACCGGGGCGACCTCCTGCAGCGGAGCGCCCGCCACGCGATGCACGAGCTCGTCCAGGCCATCTTCGTGCGCCTCCCTGACGTGAGGGTGCCGGTGGAGAGGCCGGAGGCGGAGGACGAGGTCGCCACCACCGGCAGCTACGGAGCTCGCTGCATGGTCGACATCTTCCACTTCCTCTGCTCGCTCCTCAACGTGGGCGAGGTCATCGACTACGCCGACAGCGTCGGATCCATCAGCTCCGACGAGGACGTCCAGCTCTTCGCGCTTGTGCTCATCAACTCCACCATCGAACTGGGAGGCGAAGCCATCGGGAAGCACCCCAAGCTTCTCCGGATCATCCAAGACGACCTCTTCCACCACCTCATCCACTACGCCACCCACACGAGCCCGCTCGTCCTCTCCATGATCTGCAGCACCGTTCTCCATCTCTACAACTTCTTGCGACG GTGTCTCAGGCTGCAACTGGAGGCGTTGTTCACCTACGTGATGCTCAGGATTGCAGCAGGAAGCAACGGCGCCCAGCTTCAAGAGGTGGCGGTCGAGGGGATCACCAGCTTCTGCCACCAACCCAACTTCGTCATCGAGACATACGTCAACTACGACTGCGACCCGCTGCGGCACAACGTGCTGGAGGAAGCCGCGAGGTTGCTGTGCAAGATCGCGTTCCCCGTGGGCACCCCCATGTCACCCCTGCAGATCCAGGCCTTCGGCGGCATCGTCACCATCATCACAACCATCGCCGACAACATCGAGGTCGACCAGGCTCCCGACCGCGAGGCCTACAACATCGACGTCTCCGACTATAAGCCCTTCTGGGTCGAGAAGTGCGACAACAGCGACAACTCCGACACGTGGGTGGAGTTCGTCCGGATGAGGAAgctcaagaagaagaagatactgaTCGCGGCAAACCACTACAACCGAGACGACAAGAAAGGGTTGGACTTCTTGAAGTTATCCAAGTTGGTGCCCAGCCCTCCCGAGCCCAAGAGCTTGGCCTACTTCTTCCGCTTCACGCCGGGCTTGGACAAGAACAAGATCGGGGACTTTCTTGGCGATCCCGACGAGTTCAACATCCAAGTGCTGAACGAATTCACCGGCACCTTCGACTTCACCGGCGTCATCCTCGACATCGCCCTCCGTAGCTACCTCGAGACCTTCCGATTGCCAGGGGAGTCGCAGAAGATTCAGAGGATCCTGGAGGCCTTCTCGGACAGGTTCTACGAGCAGCAGTCGTCGGAGATCTTCGCGAGCAAGGACGCCGTGTTCATCCTCTGCTACTCCTTGATCATGCTCAACACCGACCAGCACAATCCGCaggtgaagaagaagatgacggAGGAGGAGTTCATCAGGAACAACAGAGCAATCAATGGAGGGATGGATCTCCCCAGAGACTACCTCTCCGAACTCTTCCATTCCATCTCCACCAACGCCATCACGCTCTTCGGCACCGCTGGCACGCCCACCGAGATGAGCTCCGCCCACTGGGACGACCTCATCAAGCGATCCCGAACGGTGGAGCCCTTCATCACGTGCGACTACAAGCATAAGCTGAGCCGAGAGGTCTTCGTGGCCATCTCAGGGCCTTCGGTGGCCACGCTGGCCGCCATATTCGAGCAAACGGACGACGAGGATATCCTCCACGAGAGCCTCGACGGGTTGATATCCGTGGCGAGGATCGCACGCTACGGACTGGAGGACATCCTCGACGAGCTCCTCTCCTGCTTCTGCAAGCTCACAAACCTTCTGAACCCTTATGCCACGGCAGAGGAGACGCTCCTCACGTTCAGCAACGAGCTGAAGCCAAGAATGGCGACGCTGGCCCTGTTCACCATCGCCAACAAGTTCGGGGAATCCATCCGTGGAGCGTGGAAGAACATGATCGATTGCTTGCTCAAGCTCAAGAGGCTGAAGCTGCTGCCGCAGTCAGTGATCGAACCTGACACCGCTCTGGCCGCCGACTCCAAGGCCCAGACGCACGCCAAGTCAGAGTCGGGCGTCATCTTTCCTGCATCCCATCGCGGGGCCGGGAGCAACCGGTCCGTCTCGGGGCTCATCGGGCGGTTCTCCCAGTTCTTGTCGCTGGACAACAGCAACGACTCCATGATCAGCTTCGGCAGCGAGTTGGAGAACAACCTCAAGATCATTCAGCAGTGCCAGATCGGGGACATATTTAGCAAGAGCTCGAAGCTGCCGGATGAGTCGCTTCAGAATATGGGGAGGGCGCTCATCTTTGCAGCGGCAGGGAAAGGCCAGAAGTTTAGCACCCCTGTGGAAGAGGAAGAGATCGTTGGCTTCTGCTGGGATCTCCTGGTCACCATCGCTTCGGTCAACCTTCACAGGTTCTCTGCATTCTGGCCTCAGTTCCACGAGAGCTTCGCGATCGTTTCCCAGTTCCCTCTCTTCTCGCCTTGCCCTTTCGCCGAGAAGGCCATCGTCGGGCTCTTCAAGATCGCCGTCAAGCTCACTGCGTCCCCGTCTCGCCTCGACAAGCTCCCGGAGGAGCTCATCTTCAAGTCCATCAACCTCATGTGGAAGCTCGACAAGGAGATCCTCGACACGTGCTGCGAGAGCATAGCTGAGTCGACGATGCAAATACTCAACGTGCACGGGAAGAACGTCCAGACCGTCTTCGGTTGGAAGACGCTCCTTCACCTCCTCACCGTCGCCGGCCGGCATCCCGAGACCTTCGATCAAGGGGTGGAAGCCCTGGTCAAGCTGATGAGCGAGGGCACCCACATCACCAGATACAATTACCCGTACTGCATCGAGGCTGCCTTCGGGTTCGCTGCGCTAAAGATCAGCCCTCTGGACAAGAGCTCCAGGATTCTGAGCCTGATGGCTGACACGGTGAATCTGTTGATCCAGTGGCACAAGTCGGGCTACTCCGACCCGGGGAGCACCAACAGCAGCTTATCGGAGGACGGCCAGAAGGCCGGTGGTAGCGCCGGCAACCTCGGAGCAAACCTGTTCATGAAGCTCGTGGAGGCGCTGAGGAAGACGAGCCTGGTCCGGCGCGAGGAGATCCGGAACCAAGCGGTGGCGGAGCTGAGGAAATGCTTTGCGGCGGCGGAGGAGCTGGACTTCTCGCCGGCGAACTGCCTCGCGTGCTTCAACCTCGTCATCTTCGCGATGGTGGACGACCTGCACGAGAAGATGCTGGAGTACTCGCGGAGGGAGAACTCGGAGAGGGAGATGAGGAGCATGGAGGGGACGCTGAAGGTGGCCATGGAGATGCTGGTGGAAGTGTACCTGGAGTTCTTGATACCATTGTCGCAGAGCACAGGGTTCAGGTCCTTTTGGCTCGGGATGCTGAGGAGGATGGACACCTGCATGAAGGCCGACCTGGGGGATCACGTCGGGGTGCTGCAGGAGCTGGTTCCGGTCCTGCTGAAGAAGATGATAGTGGAGATGAAGGAGAAGGAGGTGTTGGTGCAGGAAGACGGGAATGAGCTGTGGGATATAACTAATATCCAGATACAGTGGATCGCTCCTTCGGTGAAGGATGAACTGTTCCCCGAGGAATAG